ACTCATACAAACTTTTGATTTTTCACCccaaaaaacaaaaagataacCACTTTTGTCTTTTGTATTTGAGAAGACATAAAGATCATTTACTACTccattgtcaaaactataagtcttcttcttcttatagttGTGTTCATATTCATAACTAACAGTCTCTCCATATCAGCTACCTGCCAACTCTTGTTTCTGTCTTAGAGAGGGAAAGAGTGTTTTGAAGTTTTTCAGTTGTCCGTTTTTGCTTATCTCAGTGTGAGTTGATTAGTAATGACAATGGGTTTAAATGAATTTAGACCAATTCATTTTCCAGCGTTTGGTGAATGGGATTACTACTGTTATCAACCAAACTACTACTACACTACAAGTAGTACTAATGGTGGTAATGATCATCTtggccaccaccaacaacaagatCTGTATGGTGTGGACACTGATCTCTACAGAGGAGGAGCAGAAGAAGTTAAGATACCAGTAGTAGTAGTACCCACAACTACTACAAATGCTGTTAATTTTTCTCCTAAGaaggtatatatttattt
This is a stretch of genomic DNA from Papaver somniferum cultivar HN1 chromosome 1, ASM357369v1, whole genome shotgun sequence. It encodes these proteins:
- the LOC113314325 gene encoding uncharacterized protein LOC113314325 — translated: MTMGLNEFRPIHFPAFGEWDYYCYQPNYYYTTSSTNGGNDHLGHHQQQDLYGVDTDLYRGGAEEVKIPVVVVPTTTTNAVNFSPKKENKLYAGDEGDETKDRWWIYGWKASPTKYNNPQYRTTTAVTTTHKPVDEDLYKIPSPQLRRAKAPKVKVLGFISRCFSPSCVM